Genomic window (Jeotgalibaca ciconiae):
TTCTCATTATTAGGACAATATGGCGTAACCTTGATATTTTCATTGATGTCACCTGTTATGGCTTATGCCGATAAAGCAGCGCACGAAGGGGATCCGAAAAAGATCGAACGGATGAACTATGCAGCCATGGCTGGACTCGGACTTATCTTTGGTGTCATCGTTACATTATTCTTTGTTGGGGGAGCAACGTTTGGTAGAACAGTTGTTGAAAGTATTCCTGACTGGTTAATGGGCGGCTTGAGTGCTGCTGGTGGAATGATGCGTTATGTCGGTTTCGCAATTTTATTAAAAGTAATGGTTTCTCGCGAGATGTGGGGCTTCTACTTTATGGGCTTTGCGTTAGCAAACATCGTAGCCGGAATTCCAGGGCTGTCAGGTTCTGCACTCTTATTACTTGCTTTAGTAGGCTTTGCTTTTGCTTACTGGGATTTCCAAGTTCAGACCAAATTCAAAACTGCTTCAGTTAACGTAGATGGAGGTGACTACGAAGATGGCATTTAATATTCCTGATACATATAAAAATCAAACACCTTCCGCTCAACTTGATAAGAAAACCTTGAATAAAATGGTTTGGCGTTCATTGTTCTTGCAGGCTTCCTTTAACTATGAGCGGATGCAGGCTGGAGGCTGGCTGTACGGTATTCTTCCTGGTCTAGAAAAAATTCACGACGATAAAGATGATTTAGCTACGTCGATGTCACATAACTTGGAGTTCTTTAATACCCATCCATTCTTAGTAACATTCGTAATGGGGATTGTGTTGTCACTTGAACAAAACAAATCAGAAATTCCAATGATTCGTGCTGTACGGGTTGCCGCGATGGGTCCGTTAGGTGGTATTGGAGATGCCTTATTCTGGTTTACGCTTGTACCGATTACGGCAGGTATTACTTCGAATATGGCTTTAACAGGTAACATTGCTGCACCATTTATCTTTCTGATCATTTTTAACGTCGCTCAGTTTTTGGTTCGTTACATCTTGATGCATTGGTCTTACAGAATGGGTACGGAAGCAATCGGTGTTCTGACAGCAAATGCAAAGGAATTTACCCGCGCTGCAAGTATTTTGGGAATCTTTGTAGTTGGATCGTTAACTAGCTTATACGGAGCAACTTCTGTAAACGTAAACATTCCAAATGGAACGACTTTTGATCCTGTTCCAGTAACGATGATCATAGATGAAGATGCGCTCTCGAATTACGATGAGCAGATTTATGAATACGATGAAAGCGGCACGCTAGTTATGGAAGAAGGACAACCAAAACTAGCAGAAGGAACAGAAATTCGCGAATTATCCAGCGGTCAAATTGAACTTACTTATAATGAATATGATGAAGTTCCCGTATTGATCAATATTCAAGAAATTCTGGATGGTATTTTACCGCAATTGATACCTTTAACATTGACATTGTTACTATACTTTATGTTTATTAAACGTAATTGGACACCTTTAAAGGCAATTGGTTTCTTGCTAATCTTAGGATTGATTGGATCCGGTTTTGGAATTTGGCCATCAATTTGGTAATTTTTTAACAACAACAGTAACAGAAGCGAACTTGTGAAACGAAAAAATGAAAAGAGGAGCATACCCTTCCGAACATTTTACGCAAAGCAGTTTCGCTTCTGCTTTTTAAAAGGGAGTATTCAGTCTTTGGGGATGCGGATACGCCGCAATACAATAAAAGGATTACAAATGAGGTGGTGAAAACAAATGTTGTTAACTGTAACCATGAATCCTTCCGTCGATATTTCTTATCAACTGGATTCATTTTTACTGGATGATGTCAACCGTGTTGAACAAGCTAGCAAGACAGCCGGTGGGAAAGGACTAAATGTAACTCGCGTTGCTCATATGCTTGGAATGGATGTTACTGCAACTGGAGTTCTGGGTGGAACGATCGGTACCTTTATTACCAACCAGCTTACAGCGGATGATATCAAACATGATTTTTA
Coding sequences:
- a CDS encoding PTS mannose/fructose/sorbose/N-acetylgalactosamine transporter subunit IIC, with the translated sequence MDVNIIQVILVFAVTFIAAIDQFSFLESLYQPIVMGPVIGAILGDVTTGLIVGGTYQLMTIGNMPVGGAQPPNAVIGGIMATVLAITLGLSPTVAVATAVPFSLLGQYGVTLIFSLMSPVMAYADKAAHEGDPKKIERMNYAAMAGLGLIFGVIVTLFFVGGATFGRTVVESIPDWLMGGLSAAGGMMRYVGFAILLKVMVSREMWGFYFMGFALANIVAGIPGLSGSALLLLALVGFAFAYWDFQVQTKFKTASVNVDGGDYEDGI
- a CDS encoding PTS system mannose/fructose/sorbose family transporter subunit IID codes for the protein MAFNIPDTYKNQTPSAQLDKKTLNKMVWRSLFLQASFNYERMQAGGWLYGILPGLEKIHDDKDDLATSMSHNLEFFNTHPFLVTFVMGIVLSLEQNKSEIPMIRAVRVAAMGPLGGIGDALFWFTLVPITAGITSNMALTGNIAAPFIFLIIFNVAQFLVRYILMHWSYRMGTEAIGVLTANAKEFTRAASILGIFVVGSLTSLYGATSVNVNIPNGTTFDPVPVTMIIDEDALSNYDEQIYEYDESGTLVMEEGQPKLAEGTEIRELSSGQIELTYNEYDEVPVLINIQEILDGILPQLIPLTLTLLLYFMFIKRNWTPLKAIGFLLILGLIGSGFGIWPSIW